Proteins encoded together in one uncultured Fusobacterium sp. window:
- a CDS encoding NAD-binding protein yields the protein MSIYSKEKCSKKEETFQKLSEIFSGFTIEADEIEKYTLLLANIEQAEIIVTATNDDNTNLMIAQIAKKYIMFPKL from the coding sequence ATATCTATCTACTCAAAAGAAAAGTGTAGTAAAAAAGAAGAGACCTTTCAAAAGTTAAGTGAGATTTTTAGTGGCTTTACTATAGAAGCTGATGAAATAGAAAAATATACTCTTTTACTTGCTAATATTGAACAAGCTGAAATAATTGTTACAGCTACTAATGATGATAATACAAATCTTATGATTGCACAGATAGCAAAAAAATATATAATGTTCCCAAAGTTATAG
- a CDS encoding response regulator, producing the protein MEKRILIVDDEKNIRTTLNYCLLSEGYEIDFAVNGEEAIEILIQKEKKYDLILLDIKMPGINGMEVLRRLRACKNNTEIIMMTAYGSIKEAVEAIKLNAVDFIGKPFTPAQIKELIKKVFSREELKEKENCSFEELIELAKLYITNGNLKKSKEMLEKAVSKNVNSPETYNLLGVIAESVGNTENAQKQYRASLAFNPSYEPAICNLERVTNAGESKDFNLG; encoded by the coding sequence ATGGAAAAAAGAATATTAATAGTTGATGATGAAAAAAATATTAGAACAACTTTAAACTACTGTCTTTTAAGTGAAGGATATGAAATTGATTTTGCCGTTAATGGAGAAGAAGCAATAGAAATTCTTATCCAAAAAGAAAAAAAATATGACTTGATTTTACTTGATATAAAGATGCCTGGAATAAATGGAATGGAAGTTTTAAGAAGATTGAGAGCTTGTAAAAATAATACTGAAATTATTATGATGACTGCTTATGGAAGTATCAAAGAAGCAGTTGAAGCAATAAAATTAAATGCTGTTGACTTTATTGGAAAACCTTTTACTCCTGCTCAAATAAAAGAATTAATAAAAAAAGTTTTTTCTCGTGAAGAATTAAAGGAAAAAGAAAATTGTTCTTTTGAAGAGTTGATTGAACTTGCAAAATTATATATAACTAATGGAAATTTAAAAAAATCAAAAGAGATGTTAGAAAAAGCTGTTAGTAAAAATGTAAACTCTCCTGAAACATACAATCTTTTAGGAGTTATTGCTGAAAGTGTTGGAAATACTGAAAATGCTCAAAAACAATATAGAGCATCTTTAGCTTTTAATCCATCTTATGAACCTGCAATTTGTAACTTAGAAAGAGTTACTAATGCTGGAGAATCAAAAGATTTTAATTTAGGGTAG